One window from the genome of Spirosoma rhododendri encodes:
- a CDS encoding putative toxin-antitoxin system toxin component, PIN family: MRPTIVFDTNGLVSAALLAQSVSRRAFDKAYQHGQLITSAACLAELTDVLHRPKFSRYLTPVEADLFISRYAGVTLSTHIHLTIDDCRDKKDNKFLETAVCGEADYIITGDLDLLCLHPFRGISIITPADFLELPLQSITG, encoded by the coding sequence ATGCGTCCTACTATCGTTTTTGACACAAATGGATTGGTGAGCGCGGCCTTACTTGCCCAGTCAGTAAGCCGCCGAGCATTTGACAAAGCGTATCAACATGGTCAGCTGATAACCTCGGCTGCTTGTCTTGCCGAACTGACGGACGTCCTTCACCGCCCCAAATTTTCCCGATACCTTACTCCTGTCGAAGCTGACTTATTCATCAGTCGTTACGCCGGGGTAACCTTGTCGACACACATTCACCTGACAATCGACGATTGTCGCGACAAGAAAGACAACAAGTTTCTTGAAACAGCCGTCTGTGGAGAAGCAGATTACATAATCACCGGCGATCTCGACCTGCTCTGCCTGCACCCGTTTAGAGGTATATCAATTATTACCCCTGCCGATTTCCTGGAGTTACCGTTGCAATCGATCACAGGTTAG
- a CDS encoding glutamine--tRNA ligase/YqeY domain fusion protein translates to MTDAHYDSDERAERSLNFIEQIVDEDIAAGKNGGRVHTRFPPEPNGYLHIGHAKSICLNFGLADEYGGQTNLRFDDTNPVTEDTEYVDSIKNDVRWLGFEWENEFYASNYFEQIYQFAESLIQKGLAYVDDSTAEEIAAQKGTPTEPGRPSQYRDRSVDENLDLFRRMRAGDYPDGAKVLRAKVDMASPNMQLRDPIIYRIKHAHHHRTGDAWCIYPMYDFAHGQSDAIEHITHSLCTLEFEVHRPLYEWFIQKLDLFPSRQIEFARLNLTYTVMSKRKLKQLVEEKHVSGWDDPRMPTIAGIRRRGYTSASIREFCDRIGIAKRDNLIDVGLLEFCIREELNRTAPRLMAVLDEKPLKLVITNYELGREEIMQIENNPEDPSAGARDVPFSREVYIERDDFMENPPKKFFRLFPGGMVRLKGAYIIKCDEVVKDNAGEIIELRCSYIPESRSGSDTSGINVKGTIHWVSVPHAVEAEVRLYDRLFSVENPAADDPEGRPRDFKELINPNSLETVRAFVEPALVKATRSGSLTNVQFMRKGYFILDQDSTDALPVFNRTVTLKDGWAKEQKKG, encoded by the coding sequence ATGACGGATGCCCACTACGACTCCGACGAACGTGCCGAACGCTCGTTAAATTTCATCGAACAGATTGTTGACGAAGACATTGCAGCCGGTAAAAACGGTGGCCGCGTACACACACGCTTTCCGCCCGAACCCAACGGCTACCTCCATATTGGTCATGCCAAATCCATTTGCCTGAACTTCGGTTTGGCGGATGAATACGGTGGGCAGACTAACCTCCGATTCGACGATACCAACCCCGTTACGGAAGACACCGAGTACGTCGACTCAATCAAAAACGATGTACGCTGGCTGGGTTTCGAGTGGGAAAACGAGTTCTACGCATCGAATTATTTTGAGCAGATCTACCAGTTCGCTGAATCGCTGATTCAGAAAGGACTGGCCTACGTCGATGATTCGACGGCTGAAGAAATTGCCGCGCAGAAAGGTACACCTACCGAGCCGGGTCGTCCCAGTCAATACCGTGACCGGAGCGTCGACGAAAACCTCGACCTGTTCCGCCGGATGCGCGCGGGCGACTACCCCGACGGGGCAAAAGTGCTGCGGGCGAAAGTCGATATGGCGTCGCCGAACATGCAGCTGCGCGACCCGATCATCTACCGCATCAAACACGCGCACCACCACCGCACGGGCGACGCCTGGTGCATTTACCCGATGTACGACTTCGCCCACGGGCAGTCGGACGCGATCGAGCATATCACCCATTCGCTCTGTACGCTGGAATTCGAGGTTCACCGCCCCCTCTACGAATGGTTCATTCAGAAGCTGGACCTCTTTCCGTCGCGGCAGATCGAGTTCGCCCGGCTCAACCTGACGTACACGGTGATGAGCAAGCGGAAGCTGAAGCAACTGGTTGAAGAGAAGCACGTCAGTGGCTGGGACGACCCCCGGATGCCGACCATCGCCGGTATTCGTCGGCGCGGCTACACGTCGGCCAGTATACGTGAGTTCTGCGACCGCATCGGCATCGCCAAGCGCGATAACCTCATTGATGTGGGTCTGCTGGAATTCTGCATCCGCGAAGAGCTGAACCGGACGGCCCCCCGCCTGATGGCCGTGCTCGATGAGAAACCGCTAAAGCTGGTGATTACCAACTACGAGCTGGGCCGCGAGGAGATCATGCAGATCGAAAACAACCCCGAAGACCCGTCGGCGGGTGCGCGCGACGTGCCGTTCAGCCGGGAGGTGTATATCGAGCGTGACGATTTCATGGAGAACCCGCCGAAGAAATTCTTCCGGCTGTTTCCGGGTGGTATGGTCCGGCTGAAAGGCGCGTACATCATCAAGTGCGATGAAGTGGTGAAAGACAACGCCGGGGAGATTATCGAACTGCGCTGCTCGTACATTCCCGAAAGCCGCAGCGGTTCCGACACGTCGGGCATCAACGTCAAAGGCACGATTCACTGGGTATCGGTGCCGCACGCCGTCGAAGCCGAAGTCCGCTTGTACGATCGGCTGTTCTCGGTCGAGAACCCAGCCGCCGACGACCCGGAGGGCCGGCCCCGCGACTTCAAGGAGCTGATAAATCCCAACTCGCTCGAAACGGTCCGCGCCTTCGTCGAACCCGCGCTTGTCAAAGCGACTCGTAGCGGTTCGCTGACCAACGTACAGTTCATGCGCAAGGGCTACTTCATCCTCGATCAGGACTCCACCGACGCACTCCCTGTCTTCAACCGCACTGTCACCCTCAAAGACGGCTGGGCCAAAGAGCAGAAGAAAGGGTAA
- a CDS encoding TolC family protein yields the protein MKKGIFGLLCVLLSTLGNPLLAQKSTDSLTRRAYLNDCLLYALTNYPIVRQSLIDQEIADRNIKIAQSSWYPQLTSGYSLIHYLKLPVTQIPDATTGERRNVTLGAQNTSVASFSLSQSILSRDLLLANRTADAYRVQAAQTTTLNKIDVVVNVSKAYYDAVLTQRQADILTEDITRLQRSLRDASNQYQSGVVDKTDPQRAQVALNNALAQRKQYTDLVGAKIQVLKQYMGYPPALNLGVAYDTTQLVRDTALDTTQLANPASRVEYQQLRTQRELLDANVRYARWAYLPSVSAIANYNFQYQNNTFTQLYSQVFPNSLIGLSVVLPIFQGGRRVQQLRIAELQVKRLDWDFVSLTNSVDAEYAQALSVYKGNLANYYALVANQQLAQDNYRIINLQYRSGVRAYLDVTVAEADLRTARLNVFNALYQVLVSRVDVLRALGEYRF from the coding sequence ATGAAAAAAGGGATTTTTGGGCTTCTCTGTGTGCTGCTAAGTACCCTCGGAAACCCGCTGCTGGCGCAGAAATCAACCGATTCGCTGACCAGACGAGCGTATTTGAACGATTGCCTGTTGTACGCACTGACTAATTATCCAATTGTTCGTCAGTCATTGATCGATCAGGAGATTGCTGACCGCAACATCAAAATTGCGCAGTCGAGCTGGTATCCGCAGCTGACGAGCGGCTATTCACTTATTCACTACCTGAAACTGCCCGTTACCCAGATACCCGACGCTACCACCGGGGAACGCCGGAACGTAACGCTGGGCGCGCAAAACACGTCGGTCGCGTCTTTTTCCCTGTCGCAGAGTATCCTCAGCCGCGACCTGCTGCTTGCCAACCGCACCGCCGACGCCTACCGGGTGCAGGCGGCTCAGACAACAACGCTGAACAAGATCGACGTAGTTGTCAATGTCAGCAAAGCCTATTACGATGCCGTGCTGACGCAACGGCAAGCCGATATTCTCACCGAAGACATTACGCGACTACAGCGCAGCCTGCGAGATGCCTCGAATCAATACCAGAGTGGGGTAGTCGACAAAACCGACCCGCAGCGCGCACAGGTGGCGCTGAACAACGCGCTGGCTCAGCGGAAGCAATACACCGATTTGGTGGGGGCCAAGATTCAGGTGCTCAAACAGTACATGGGCTACCCGCCGGCGCTTAATCTGGGTGTTGCCTACGACACCACACAGCTGGTCCGCGACACGGCGCTCGACACCACCCAGCTGGCTAATCCGGCAAGTCGGGTAGAATATCAACAGCTACGGACGCAGCGCGAATTGCTCGACGCCAACGTACGCTACGCCCGCTGGGCTTACCTGCCGTCGGTGTCGGCCATTGCCAACTACAATTTTCAGTATCAGAACAACACGTTTACCCAGTTGTACAGTCAGGTGTTTCCAAACTCGCTGATCGGGCTGTCGGTGGTGCTGCCCATTTTTCAGGGCGGTCGCCGGGTGCAGCAACTGCGTATCGCTGAGCTTCAGGTAAAGCGGCTCGACTGGGATTTTGTGTCGCTGACCAACAGCGTCGACGCGGAATATGCGCAGGCCCTGTCGGTGTACAAAGGCAATCTGGCGAACTATTACGCGCTGGTAGCCAATCAGCAACTGGCGCAGGACAACTACCGCATTATCAATTTACAGTATCGCTCCGGCGTCCGGGCGTATCTCGACGTGACCGTTGCCGAAGCCGACCTGCGTACCGCGCGACTCAACGTGTTCAACGCCTTGTATCAGGTGCTGGTCAGCCGCGTCGACGTGCTCCGCGCGTTGGGCGAGTATAGATTTTAA
- a CDS encoding efflux RND transporter periplasmic adaptor subunit, with protein sequence MTTGNYRLLLLGGLVTLAGCGGGKDDKKQQAPPPTAVSAVAVTKGNATYYDEFPATITAFREVEIQPQVSGNITGIFFEDGQHVTRGQKLYSIDPQQYRAGYDQAVANLNVQKANLNRAQKDADRYATLEKQDAIARQVVDNANASLEATRMQVAAAQANIQQVATNLKYTTIYAPLDGTIGISQVRLGAAVAPGGGLPLNTISADNPLSADVQIDETQIPRFTALQNSASKGGDSTFLLMLPNNAQYAYPGSIRIVDRAVDPQTGTLRVRIAFPNPKNQLKVGQNVNLRVRNQTPGQQLLIPYKAVTEQMSEYFVYVVGDSSKVTQKKVTLGARINDKVIVKNGLNEGEMIVTEGTQKVKEGAKVKVTNNPKSE encoded by the coding sequence ATGACAACGGGTAACTATCGATTACTGCTACTAGGAGGGCTCGTAACACTGGCCGGATGCGGGGGTGGTAAAGACGATAAAAAGCAGCAGGCCCCTCCGCCTACGGCAGTATCTGCGGTGGCGGTTACAAAGGGGAACGCAACGTATTACGACGAGTTTCCCGCAACGATTACGGCGTTTCGCGAGGTCGAAATTCAGCCGCAGGTGTCGGGCAACATCACCGGTATTTTCTTTGAAGATGGGCAGCACGTAACGCGCGGGCAGAAGCTCTACAGCATCGATCCGCAGCAGTATCGCGCCGGTTACGATCAGGCGGTGGCCAACCTGAACGTGCAGAAGGCTAACCTCAACCGGGCGCAGAAAGATGCCGACCGCTATGCAACCCTGGAAAAGCAGGACGCCATTGCCCGGCAGGTGGTCGACAATGCCAATGCGTCGCTGGAAGCCACCCGTATGCAGGTAGCAGCGGCTCAGGCAAACATTCAGCAAGTCGCCACAAACCTGAAATACACCACGATTTACGCACCGCTGGACGGCACGATCGGTATTTCGCAGGTGCGGCTCGGCGCGGCCGTGGCCCCCGGCGGTGGATTGCCGCTGAACACGATCTCGGCCGATAACCCGTTGTCGGCCGATGTGCAGATCGATGAGACGCAGATACCGCGTTTTACCGCGTTGCAAAACAGTGCCAGCAAGGGCGGAGACTCGACGTTTTTGCTCATGTTGCCCAACAACGCGCAGTACGCGTATCCCGGCTCCATCCGTATCGTAGACCGGGCCGTCGACCCGCAGACCGGTACCCTGCGTGTACGTATTGCGTTTCCGAACCCGAAGAATCAGCTGAAGGTCGGGCAAAACGTCAACCTGCGGGTGCGGAATCAGACGCCGGGGCAGCAACTGCTGATCCCGTACAAAGCCGTAACCGAGCAGATGAGTGAGTACTTCGTCTACGTCGTGGGCGACAGCAGCAAGGTGACGCAGAAGAAAGTGACGCTGGGTGCCCGGATCAACGATAAGGTCATCGTGAAAAACGGCCTGAACGAAGGCGAAATGATCGTAACGGAAGGCACGCAGAAAGTAAAGGAAGGCGCGAAGGTAAAGGTCACGAACAATCCAAAGAGCGAATGA